In Euphorbia lathyris chromosome 9, ddEupLath1.1, whole genome shotgun sequence, the following are encoded in one genomic region:
- the LOC136207058 gene encoding uncharacterized protein → MYKGFDSYCSRLRCGNDDLLAMFFSFFFRAVDIARTDTGDEVFVKLRPYRQQITVFRMSQKLAPLFYGPYVVEDKIGKVAYRLKFPSGSSIHPLFHVSQLKKVSTQVMSSTQLPNNYNAEPFPIAILVRKLVKRGNQAATKILVHWLGILENSLENLHLTFSSVIQLFQVLEP, encoded by the exons ATGTACAAG GGATTCGATTCCTACTGTTCGAGGCTACGTTGTGGCAATGATGATCTACTGGCTATGTTTTTCAGCTTCTTCTTTCGTGCTGTAGACATTGCAAG GACAGATACTGGAGATGAGGTCTTTGTTAAGCTGCGACCTTATAGGCAGCAGATTACTGTGTTCAGGATGAGTCAGAAACTTGCTCCATTGTTCTATGGTCCCTATGTGGTTGAAGATAAGATCGGGAAGGTAGCTTACAGGCTCAAATTTCCTTCTGGCTCTTCAATACATCCACTTTTCCACGTTTCACAACTTAAGAAGGTGTCAACTCAAGTCATGTCTTCTACTCAGCTTCCAAACAATTATAATGCAGAACCGTTTCCAATAGCAATACTGGTTAGGAAATTGGTAAAAAGAGGCAACCAAGCTGCTACGAAGATACTTGTTCACTGGTTAGGGATCCTGGAGAATTCACTTGAGAATTTGCATTTGACATTCAGCAGCGTTATCCAGCTTTTTCAAGTTCTTGAACCTTGA